Proteins from a single region of Apium graveolens cultivar Ventura chromosome 7, ASM990537v1, whole genome shotgun sequence:
- the LOC141670593 gene encoding glutaredoxin-C6-like: MQGIKRFLPPSDGGVRLELSPTTTSPLALDVSETTETRIQRLISENPVIIFSRTSCCMCHVMKRLLSTIGVHPTVIELDEDEIGVLSAAVHEGDRGGDAAPVVFIGGSRVGGLESLVALHLSGHLVAKLVEVGALGEMNMVL; this comes from the coding sequence ATGCAAGGCATCAAGCGTTTTCTCCCACCGTCCGACGGCGGAGTCCGGCTAGAACTCAGCCCCACCACCACTTCTCCACTCGCTCTCGACGTGTCCGAAACAACCGAGACAAGAATCCAACGTCTCATCTCGGAGAACCCCGTTATTATTTTTAGCCGTACTTCATGTTGCATGTGTCACGTTATGAAACGTTTGCTTTCTACTATTGGCGTGCACCCCACGGTAATTGAGTTAGACGAGGATGAGATCGGCGTACTCTCCGCCGCGGTCCACGAGGGTGATCGCGGCGGAGACGCTGCGCCGGTTGTGTTTATCGGAGGGTCTCGTGTTGGTGGACTCGAGAGCCTTGTTGCGCTTCATTTAAGTGGTCATCTTGTTGCTAAGCTCGTAGAAGTTGGTGCCCTTGGAGAAATGAATATGGTATTGTAA